Proteins encoded within one genomic window of Pyxidicoccus xibeiensis:
- the argE gene encoding acetylornithine deacetylase: MSDTLPALRATLTELVAMDTTSARPNAPLVDYAQAKLEAAGFSAERQRYTDDAGVEKVNLVAVKGGSGRAALALVGHTDCVPYDAAWTDALRLTEKEGKLYARGACDTKGFIACALHAALNAKHVKAPLMVVLTADEEVGLVGAKKLVAAGLGRARHAIVGEPTRLTPVRANKGYCLAEVEVLGKEGHSAYPDLGASAIFRAGRFLQRLEHLATTVLRAERDEGFEPPFTTVNVGVIQGGKAKNVIPGACRFVVEWRPLPGQPVERVPELLESIRRELVRDEPAYEAHIRVVRTDRGVNTRADAEVVRFLAEASGNAPTTVSFGTEAPQMTELGAEAVVFGPGDIRVAHQTGEYVPVEDLVRCEAVLARAVAHFCG, from the coding sequence ATGAGCGACACGCTGCCCGCGCTGCGAGCCACCCTGACGGAGCTGGTGGCCATGGACACCACGTCCGCCCGCCCCAATGCGCCCCTGGTCGACTACGCCCAGGCGAAGCTGGAGGCCGCGGGCTTCTCCGCCGAGCGCCAGCGCTACACGGACGACGCGGGCGTGGAGAAGGTCAACCTGGTGGCGGTGAAGGGCGGCTCCGGCCGCGCCGCGCTCGCGCTGGTGGGCCACACCGACTGCGTGCCCTACGACGCGGCCTGGACGGACGCGCTGCGGCTCACGGAGAAGGAAGGGAAGCTCTACGCGCGTGGCGCGTGTGACACCAAGGGCTTCATCGCCTGCGCGCTGCACGCGGCGCTCAACGCGAAGCACGTGAAGGCGCCGCTGATGGTGGTGCTCACGGCGGATGAAGAGGTGGGCCTGGTGGGCGCCAAGAAGCTGGTGGCGGCGGGGCTGGGACGCGCGCGGCACGCCATCGTCGGCGAGCCCACGCGCCTGACGCCGGTGCGCGCCAACAAGGGCTACTGCCTGGCGGAGGTGGAGGTGCTGGGGAAGGAGGGGCACAGCGCGTATCCGGACCTGGGCGCGTCGGCCATCTTCCGCGCGGGCCGCTTCCTCCAGCGCCTGGAGCACCTGGCCACCACGGTGCTGCGCGCCGAGCGGGACGAGGGCTTCGAGCCGCCCTTCACCACGGTCAACGTGGGCGTCATCCAGGGCGGCAAGGCGAAGAACGTCATCCCCGGCGCCTGCCGCTTCGTCGTGGAGTGGCGCCCGCTGCCCGGACAGCCGGTGGAGCGCGTGCCGGAGCTGCTGGAGTCCATCCGCCGGGAGCTGGTGCGCGACGAGCCCGCCTACGAGGCGCACATCCGCGTGGTGCGCACGGACCGCGGGGTGAACACCCGCGCGGACGCGGAGGTGGTGCGCTTCCTGGCGGAGGCCAGCGGCAACGCGCCCACCACGGTGTCCTTCGGCACCGAGGCGCCGCAGATGACGGAGCTGGGCGCGGAGGCGGTGGTGTTCGGCCCCGGCGACATCCGCGTGGCGCACCAGACGGGCGAGTACGTCCCCGTGGAGGACCTGGTTCGCTGCGAGGCCGTGCTGGCGCGCGCCGTGGCGCACTTCTGCGGGTAG
- a CDS encoding flavodoxin family protein produces the protein MSSTPSASRNLLFLLASSREGGNAEQLARRAAEALPAGTVADWLRLDEHLREPFKDLRHEPGKGYPKPGPELLALAERTMTADELVIVSPIYWYHLSSTAQHYFEHWSWWMRLPELRFRERMRGKVLSLVTAHSSEDDDSVAQPPIQSLRLTAGYMDLRWRGALIGHGSAPGQVLTDARALESARDFLVRPVAAPDFQAA, from the coding sequence ATGAGCTCCACGCCTTCCGCCTCGCGCAACCTCCTCTTCCTCCTGGCCAGCTCCCGTGAGGGCGGCAACGCCGAGCAGCTCGCGCGCCGTGCCGCCGAGGCGCTCCCGGCCGGCACCGTCGCCGACTGGCTGCGCCTGGACGAGCACCTGCGCGAGCCCTTCAAGGACCTGCGCCACGAGCCGGGGAAGGGCTACCCGAAGCCGGGCCCGGAGCTGCTCGCGCTGGCCGAGCGCACCATGACGGCGGACGAGCTGGTCATCGTGTCGCCCATCTACTGGTACCACCTGTCCTCCACGGCGCAGCACTACTTCGAGCACTGGTCTTGGTGGATGCGCCTGCCGGAGCTGCGCTTCCGCGAGCGGATGCGCGGCAAGGTGCTGTCGCTCGTCACCGCGCACTCCTCCGAGGACGACGACTCCGTGGCGCAGCCCCCCATCCAGAGCCTGCGCCTGACGGCGGGCTACATGGACCTGCGCTGGCGCGGCGCCCTCATCGGCCACGGTTCCGCGCCGGGGCAGGTGCTCACGGACGCGCGCGCGCTGGAGTCCGCCCGGGACTTCCTCGTGCGCCCGGTGGCGGCCCCGGACTTCCAGGCCGCCTGA